The Alosa sapidissima isolate fAloSap1 chromosome 8, fAloSap1.pri, whole genome shotgun sequence genome segment tgcgcggcggtcataataataccaCCTGAAGTCAGTGTTGTTTATAATATGATTCTTTCCATCTCAGTATTGACTAAGTCCAGGCTATTTTGCCTTTGGAACCAGAGAGGAATTCTTGACtaacacacaaaagaaaaaaaatctgaataaacctatatgaccgccgcttcgctgcgcgtcGGTCATAATTATATCTGATCTATAGATAAATGATCTCTGTCCAAAATTGTTATTTTAATGGATTAGCATTGTTGCCATTACTGTCTACTCATGTAAATAAGTTGTCCTGCATAATATTATTGGTTGGATTTAATAAGCAACTTGATGCAATATGTAGTGCTACAAGGTTGATATCAAGCAAGGGGTCCTTGGTCTGAGAAATTCAACTGGAAACAGACACTTTAATTATGTAGTATATGTCAATTTAATTAGTATGTTCCAATGAGGATTGTATAATGTTGGAAATTAAACACTTTGTctgctaaaaaaaaatctatctaCACTACAGTTACCTTGAGGAAATGGATGTGatcctctgtgtgtgaaagctgctccagctcagcatctctcctcttcagctCAGCAATCTCCTGCTCCAGTTGCTTCAGGAGTCCTTCAGCCCGACTCACCTCAGCCTTCTCCTGAGCTCTGATCAGCTCTGTCACCTCAGAGCGCCTTCTCTCAATGGAGCGGATCATCTCAGTAAAGATCCTCTCACTGTCCTCCACTGCTGTCTGTGCAGAGCTCTGTTAGgagacacacaaagaggagGGTCCATCTAAAGCAGCCCTCACACAGCCTGTTACCCACAGTGTGGACCAGCTGGAAAGTGACTCAGTTTTGCCGACTCCTCTTTGGCTGACTGGATGAGAGCCCTGACTGAGTATAACCTGCATTGTGTTGACCACGcggctcagccctgcactcGTACTGACTTGAACAGCAACTTGCAGCACCTCGGAATGGGAGTTGAGCACGCTAGCAAGTGAGCTAAAACCCACAGGCTCTAGCATATCTTGCTAGCGCGTCTATTAAACCCACAGGCTCTAGCATCTCCTGCTAGCGCGTCTATTAAGGTGTtgggagggaggtttacacaCTGCACAGCTACGTACCAACTAGCCGCTAGATGAGCTCTGACATGGCAGCCAGCTGCTGTCCTCTACTCTGGTCAGTACTACATTTGTGTTTGTCCACAAATTACCATCAGTTCAATGTTGTTAACTGTGCCACAGGGAATGCCTAAAGAGCGCacctgtttgtttatgcagttgaaagggtctatagttttCTCAGTACTCACCTTGAGAGTCTCCACAGCCTTCCTCAGCTCTAGCAGCTCCTTCTCACTCTCCTGGAGTCTCTGCTGGAGTTTCCTCTtggtctcctccatctccttctaAATGACACAGTGACAATACCAGACTACACATTACTACATAGTGCTTACACTGTATATTTAGTAGTAAATTAGTCCTCACATGAAATTTTAATTTATACATTTTGTCATCAAACTATTCTGTGTAGCTCTGTTTCTGAAAGAAACATTTAATAATATATTTTGATGCAATGCGTATAACTatactcttaaaacgaatgtgttagaaacaacacaaactgtgttgtccctttctggacatagagatgtgttaaaaaacactACCACTAGAAATGATGGGCCCTATTATGATAGAAAATAATTTTGCCCCCCCGCCCCTGCAAAGTAGTGTGGGGACATTTTCAGTAATTAGACAACATTTTAGCTGTTAAATGTCTACTGAGGATGTTGTTGTCCAATTGGCTACACACTTTAAAGAAATGTAGACATTACAAGGATGATCTCAGTTATTTTGGTTTTCTCTTAGCTGTGACCTCTGAGGTCAACTGCCTTAGAGAGTCTGGAGTAATACCAGCTTTTCTTTTAATTAGCTTTCTTTATGATGACAGGTATTTTATCTTTATTCGGCATAATCTATCAAGAATACCCTGTTTAGTCCTATAAATAATGGTTAGATTTGTCTACGACAGATGTGTTGCTCTCATGCTTGCCTaggatgcttgtgtgtttgtaacctgTCTGTGGCGTCGTGAGTAAAGCTTTGTACTCTGCCGTACGGTCGGCTTGCCTGTGTGTTACTTTTTGCCTTTAATACTTTATTTTTACCACAGAAGCATATAAGACTAAAACATATAGTGAAAGTCATAATTTTGACTAGCTAGGTAATTTAGCCTACTTGatgataatatacaagtgttCTCCGGTGGCCCCCTGTCAATGCTGGCATGAACTTGAATATGAATTTGGCATTGCATGTCAACgaggtaggctatgcatttcaaAGTGAGGATAGCTTTTTGTCTGAAGTAGCCCATATGTTTTTTGACAACTTCATTCAACCTGGCCATCATTAACCTAAAGATTATGCTGTTTCACTTCATGACCTTCGAAAAAATAAgccatcattatcatcaaatCCTATTTGTTTAAATGTTTTTAGAAGAATCAATTCTTGTTTAAAATGCAtatcaaaactgcagttttgcagggattatttattattatatggtATTTTTTGTAAGGGATATACTCTCCATGGTGTGTGTCGCACTAAAACATCTGCAGCTGAACTCCCTCCCGGTGCTTACCTGTTTCTCCGTTCTCTCAGCTGCAGCTGAGACCGTGTCATGGCCTTTGTGTTCATCAACCAGACATAGCAAACAGACGCAACTCTGATCCGTGCGACAAAATACCTCCATAAGCCTCTGGTGTTGAGCGCAGATCTTGTCTTGTAGCTGACCTGTGACATCAACCACGTTGTGTCTTTTCCCTGAGAGTTCATCATGGCGCTGGAGATGAGTCTCACAGTACGACAACAAACAGATCAGGCAGGACTTGACCGCTTTTAGTTTTCTCCCGGTGGTGCAGCTGTCACACTCCACATCTCCAGGTCCAGCAAAACACTTAGGAGAAGCAGTACCTTGAATTCTGGTCTTCCTGAACTGTTCCAAAAGCTCAGCAAAAACGTTATTTTTGTTCAAAACAGGTCTCGGAGAGAAAGTCTGTCTACATTGTGGGCAGCTGTAAACTCCCTTCTGATCTTCCTGATCCCAGCAACCCTTGATGCAGCCCGTGCAGTAATTGTGTCCACACTGAAGTGTCACTGGATCTTTCAGTAGATCCAAACAAATCGGACAGATAAAAAGGTCCTCCTGGTTCATTGAAATCGCACCTGCCATTCTTCCAGAGTACGACAAACACTTCGAACCTTTGAATCCACTCTCTAGGCTATTTTCAGTTTCGTTTCCTCTGAACTCGGTGTAGTCATATGCTTGGTATTGGGAAATACTTCTGTGCATTTAGGGGTGTGTCAATGCAGCGCAGATCACGGCCAATACACATTTGTCATTGACAAAGTTTGCCATGTAATTCTACCAATTAATCTGGGCTATTACAATTATTGGTTGATTGCTCAAACCTAAGAGTAAAACATCCTCATTGTTCATGAGGAAGCACCACAGTTTTCATGTATGATGAAATTGACTGAGAAACTTCAAAACTGTCAAAGTATTGAATTTAATTTCGTAACCgcaaatactgcaaaataaaaCAACCATTTAAGAAGGTCTTCCTCATTGAAAATACATGGATACTACACAGCACCATTAATTCAATGACTATGAAGAGtaatgctgccatctagtggagatattgtgttgtgttcattTGAAATCTAACTGCCTGGCCCTCTGGGACATGAGGACCTGAAAGAGCAGATCCATGCTCTCCTCTTCAACCTGGCCCTGGCTGACCTCCTTCCTCCccagtgtggtggtggtgctatGGTTACGTGTTGGCTACTGCCTCTCCGGAATGGACTTGATGTTTGGTGACGTCTTCTGCCACGTCTTGCTCTTCCTGGTATCCTTGAACCATAAAGTGAGCATCTCCATCCTGACGCTGAGTGCCCTGGAAAGGTAAATGTGTGTGCAACATCGACTCAAGTGAGTCACCATAGCATCTACATCACAGAGTGAGCAAAGCCGTGGAGGTGGTAAGCGCGACCTTCCACAGCACGCTGACCCTCACCTACCTCAACAGCTGGACCCTCATCTACCTCAACATGCTGGACCCTCTCCtacagggacgtgcacaggggggttgctcaggttgcccGGGCAACTGCCCATATGCCCTTCTTGACTCATGTTGCTCTTCcaatggggaaaataaataaataaatcgtacaatggatgcagaatttcacgtaggcctagataaaaaaaaatcgcaaaaaGCCGCATTCACTTCCATTCGGGCACCGAAAGTGGAAGTCAGTAGGGGAAGGGCAAACTCCGTTTACGTGGCTGCAGCGCTGCACGCGACCGGCACCTGAGCTGAGCCTGCATGAGCGGCCCTAGAAGGAGATTGTCGCGGTTGTCATATGAGACGACTCAACGTTGTCGGAAAAGGTGAGTTTGTGATGTATAACAAACGAACGATCATCGTCATCATGTTTTATGTAATGAATTAAAATCCTCATAAATCCAGGCCACGTTTAGCctaaatcagtgtttcccaaactttttttctggggacccactttttaaaaatgacagaccatcgcgacccattcACTTCAGAGCAAATAATAGCGCCTACTAGGTCTGGCCTACCACTACAATTACAGGTAGGCTATTGGTGATGCACTGACTCCTCAGTTTCCCACAATTCTGCAATCTCAATTACAcatgaaacaatgttaaatattttcaaagctgtttctttttctcatcctgctttgagcacagttgtgttgcattttgagcatcATCAGTGTGGaaagttggaaatgactacCGAAAAGATACGAATGGAACTAtagaggcttttgcgcaatagcctAAAGATAATGCGCCTTTATTGTAGGCTAGAGTTCACGAGGTGGAAAACGAGAGGAAATAATAgcgtttaaaatgtccatttaaattgtagccgaatataatgtgctgtagtgtgttTTAAATCCGAAGTAttaaggaatgtgaggaggttgctattaactttaaagagtgcATACAATCGAAAATATCTACAGCCTATGACGCAAATAGTCATGTCTGGTATacggatgtctgctttagttgacagcACGGTAACTATTTTAATCAGTCAAGCTGAAGAGCTGCGAGGTccatggcaggcgccccacagaaatgtttcattttgtgaGTGAGATGTCCACGCTGTCCCCTCTGCGACGCGTTcgccccccagtttcagagctattctaaatgcaaaattgcacatacagtagggccaactagatcctaatagaaaactgttagctttcctggctaaatggcataagttaggcctattacacaacataaattgtgctggcgacccaaataaaatctcctgagacccacccgtgggtcgcgacccagtctttgggaaccaatggcctAAATAATCAGACAGATAGCTTGCAGAGAAGTAGCCCGTTATTACATAGCCTATTTTTTTTGGTATAGGCATTAGGCAAACTAAGCTACATGTCTGCTGATAGTTAGTTTCTCACATTTCGTTTTAGCAAGAAGAATAAATGATGGAAGTAATGCATCACAttgattattttattcaaaataaatCCGTAAATCCTATCactagtattttgggtattgtttgAAGCCAATATGCCCACTGAAGAGTCAgattcaggagagggagagacaattcaGGGAGGCAGCAATCACTGCAGGGTTGGCTGTGAAAAGCAACCAGCAGGTGAGACAGAGACTTTGCACTGTGATAaagatgacatgacactgtgtagacgaattgattaattaatcagactgatattttagcctactaatggcaatgtttcataattaCATTATATTTAAGGTGAGGAGCAGTCACAAGCCCCCAGACTATGTGAGGAAAATGTGGACCAGGAggaggcacaggacaggaaggcctaagtgatgatcaccaaatatgagatgagaggatcatgctagaaagtacaggattaaagagctgcatgctaaataattgtaatctaaaaaaacataggctattttAGAGGTCATTTCAAAGATCTTGCCTGAGCAGAACATAAATACCACTAAGGGCATTAAAATAATGATAAGTTAAGGtgattgagtgctgtatttcagtgttttacttctttgtgtatatatttttaaaaagacgctgttattctcagtcctgcatatagccgtgagtttttttttttttttttttttttgggggggggggtggtgcccttttttcaggtcagagcaactgcccctcaaaattcctgtgcacgtccctgctcTCCTACCTCAACAGCATGGACCCTCACCTACTGTACCTCAACATGCTGGACCCTCACCTACTGTACCTCAACAGCATGTTTCACCCTCCCCTACCTCAACATGCTGGACCCTCACCTACTGTACCTCAACAGCATGTTTCACCCTCCCCTACCTCAACATGCTGGACCCTCACCTACTGTACCTCAACATGCTGGACCCTCACCTACTGTACCTCAACATGCTGGACCCTTACCTATTGTACCTCAACATGCTGGACCCTTACTTACCTACTGTACCTCAACAGCATGCTGGTCCCTCACCTATTGTACCTCAACAGCATGCTGCTGGGACAGGACAGCACAGCACTTGTTTTCACTTACAGTTTACAACAgcgcacacacaggccaccactgtccatccaACTCATATTTATGATCCAATTAGCAATTAGGAAGTCATGCTCAGTGCAGTCGGGGCGGAATTTCAGCCCTGTCATTCGCAAATCGTCTTTTATATGGAGTTCTATTGgcattttaaaaatatatatttttgggggGGTAAAAACCTTTTTTACAACCCCTTCCCAAAGTGTCCGGAATGACTTTATTGGGCTGCCAGCCAATCCAAGCGTCCCTTAGCTGATAATCCTATCAACCCAGTCCCAACTGCAAACAGCTGGCTGTCAATCATTTCATCAGCTCCATGTTCCAAAAACCTCATCCCCCACCCCACGTATAACAAGCAGAACCCCCACAG includes the following:
- the LOC121716126 gene encoding E3 ubiquitin-protein ligase TRIM47-like isoform X2, producing the protein MAGAISMNQEDLFICPICLDLLKDPVTLQCGHNYCTGCIKGCWDQEDQKGVYSCPQCRQTFSPRPVLNKNNVFAELLEQFRKTRIQGTASPKCFAGPGDVECDSCTTGRKLKAVKSCLICLLSYCETHLQRHDELSGKRHNVVDVTGQLQDKICAQHQRLMEVFCRTDQSCVCLLCLVDEHKGHDTVSAAAERTEKQKEMEETKRKLQQRLQESEKELLELRKAVETLKSSAQTAVEDSERIFTEMIRSIERRRSEVTELIRAQEKAEVSRAEGLLKQLEQEIAELKRRDAELEQLSHTEDHIHFLKNFQSVSLQPQSKDLSSTSVSQSWSFEAVKKYVSTLKGQLEDFFKQEVMKISAAERLPVN
- the LOC121716126 gene encoding tripartite motif-containing protein 16-like isoform X1; this encodes MAGAISMNQEDLFICPICLDLLKDPVTLQCGHNYCTGCIKGCWDQEDQKGVYSCPQCRQTFSPRPVLNKNNVFAELLEQFRKTRIQGTASPKCFAGPGDVECDSCTTGRKLKAVKSCLICLLSYCETHLQRHDELSGKRHNVVDVTGQLQDKICAQHQRLMEVFCRTDQSCVCLLCLVDEHKGHDTVSAAAERTEKQKEMEETKRKLQQRLQESEKELLELRKAVETLKSSAQTAVEDSERIFTEMIRSIERRRSEVTELIRAQEKAEVSRAEGLLKQLEQEIAELKRRDAELEQLSHTEDHIHFLKNFQSVSLQPQSKDLSSTSVSQSWSFEAVKKYVSTLKGQLEDFFKQEVMKISAAVSDVQAVFTEPVTREEFLKYSCHFTLDPNTANRNLHLSEGNRRVEGRRELQSYPDHPERFDIYYQVLCREGVSGRCYWEVERSDAVAIAVSYKSISRKGGGAECLFGYNDQSWRLDLTSSTSSFKHNTKETKLPLVASSRIGVYVDHKAGTLAFYCISDTMTLLHRVQTTFTHTLYPGFIINPGSSVKLL